The DNA segment cacaaaaataaattaaacaatacaaTAATATATGTGATAACCGATTTTTAATGTgtacatataattttttatttttatttatttttttaaaacacttATCATAATAACTTGCATACTTATATACTATTACAAGTGTACAACTTACAAGAGCTTAATTCCACCGATTTAACAATTTcagtataattaaaaataaacattgTCTCTTCTCTCTGACTATTTGTAAATTAAACAATCATTTtcttaatgataaaaaattatccatctcttaggatttagggtttaaaatTATTACACAAATTAGTTCTTATATCAATTTGTAATAAAAGATTAACAGAAATTATTGAcatattattatcatttatttGGGATTCATTCGCTCTTTTCTTATgaaacttatatatataatattataatttaaatacattagaatttttaactaattaattttagagaaaaggacaaataggttCTTGACTTTTTGATTCGTAGACATTTTTGTTCCTGactattgaaaaatatttttaagtccCTGACATTAACAAAACTTGGACGGATTAGTCCCTCCGTCTAAATGCCTCCATCAAGGACTGATCCGTCCAAATATCTCCGTCAGAGACTGATCCATCCAAATTTTGTGAATGTCAGggacttaaaagtatttttcaatggTCAAGAACAAAAATGTCTGCGGGGCAAAAAGTCAGGGACCTATTTGatcttttctcttaatttcatataattttttttctatatattaatAAGATTATTAATTCCTTAACATGTTTGTTACTAAAacctttattataattaatccATTTGCAGGACATATTTGTTGGTGGTGGAGAAACATCCTCAGCGGTTGTGGAATGGGCAATGGCTGAAATGATAAAGAAACCAAAAATGATGGAAGCTGCTCAAGCTGAAGTTAGAAGAGTTTATGGTAGCAAAGGGTATGTGGATGAATCAGAATTGCACCAATTGACATACCTTAAGTGTATCATCAAAGAAACCTTAAGATTACATCCATCTGTGCCATTGTTACTTCCAAGAGAGAACAGAGAACCATGCCAAATCAAAGGGTATCAAATTCCATCCAATTCTAGAATTATTATCAATGCTTGGGCAATTGGAAGAGATCCAAGGTATTGGGTTGATGCCATGGAATTTAAGCCTGAGAGGTTTGTTGATAATTATTCAATTGAGAATAGAGGCACAAACTTTGAGTTTATTTCATTTGGTGGTGGAAGAAGAATGTGTCCCGGGATTGCATTTGCTACACCAAACATGGAGTTGCCACTTGCTCAATTGCTTTATCATTTTGATTGGAAGCTTCCCAACGGAATCAAGAATGAAGAGCTTGATATGAGTGAGTTGTTTGGGATCACTATAAGAAGAAGAAACGATCTCTGCTTGATTCCCATTATTCATCATCAACCTTAACATTTAAtataaggtttaattactctgttgatcTCTAAagtttcacaaaatttttaagGGTAATGTTATTaggtagacaaaaaaaaaacagccaGAACTTGTCTTATTAGCATTCATTAATTGTCACGACaattaattaatgaatgctaaataTGACAAGTTTTGGCTGTTTTTggctaatatttttttgttaccaaatatttttcgaatttttaattaggtttttataaattttttcttttaattaggtttctgtaccaattttttttttcaattagatccCTCTTGATAGTAATtgacttaattttatagggacccaactaaaaaaaattagtgcaaaGACCCAAATAAAAGTGTagggatctaattaaaaaaaatttggtgcaagaattcaattaaaaagaaaaaaagtataaaaacctaattaaaatttttgcaaaattatagagaccaacagagtaattaaaccttaataTAAATTAGGTAAAAATTCAAGTACAGTTAATTTCATGTgaaattgatagttaaaaattattaaataatttgataagtttaattaaattgttatttaataactcttaactattaacttcacataaaattaaCTGTATATAAATTTCTACCTATAAATTATTCGCAACGTGAGaaaattaaatgattaattttatatattatattttcttcactttttttttgtcatttgtcTATTTCTATTACAAGTTCTATAcaacttaaaaataaagtttataaaTGGTTTACAGATATAAAACATCTCTCATTTCATAAATTAGTTTCGAAATGGAGTTAAGCTTATTAAATTTCAATTCTAATAACTTATGAACCCATTGTTGTTACATTAATGTAAAGTGAAATATATAGTCAATAAGGTGAATTATAAGGTACAGATGTAAGTTTAAAGATGTTTCCTTTAATAGGATGAAAGAGAAATTGATAAAAGTAGGATtcacattttaaataaaaataaaataataaaaaataactataaaaaaaatttatattctctCTCTATACCATTCAATTTGTATAGTAGAGTGCCCTAGTCAACAAACACTACAACAAAAATTGCAAGCGACGGTGGTCGGTGGTTCTCGGAGCAAGTGGCGATAATTTGAAAATACCGCTACCCATGGTTTAAAAATACAAAGTTCTTGCAACGGTTAGTAACTGCCgccaaaaaataattcaattggacttaatttaaaaattattttatctttaattttattgttatataaatatttaattttcgtTTAGGTGAatcatataatataaatttttctttaatttatatatgtaaaaaaaaaagcctTAAATGATATAAACATTGAGTTTGAACCtaaaatatcactcttatagcTGAAGCTGCACCACACACATTATTTATCGCACACCTAAGTGATGAGTAAcactatataatatatatattcgaAAACTCCAAATTTTATATGGACCTCTGAGTAGGGATCATCTTTAATTTGTCCAtttcctctgattttttttttggtgtccgTCCACTTCCTCTGATTCAGGCTTcgctatatattattttctgtaCCTTATATATATTGAGATATCAATCTGTTATTACTGTTTGGTTTTCATAATATATAGTGGGTGAGTAATATTTTAAGAGAAATTTTTggagataataatttttagtattttggtttattatttaattagtataaatattaaattatttttaataaataaattatattaatttatgtgtgtaaattttgaaaaatgagtgTAAACtgtattaatttatatgtgtaaattatatgtattttGTGTAAAAAATGTACGTAAATATGAGTGTAAACTATTGTTTGGTAAGTGTtggcaaaaaataataatatttattggtCATATAACATTGCTCATATCTTAATTAAATtgatctttcaaaaaattttaataagataatttaatttaattattaaattagtttttaaaattttattttattagataaattaattgtgattgttatttaataaaatatataataatttttaaaattttcagatAAATTCttccataaaataaataatatgatataaaaattgatttgtccttgactaatttttttttaagaactgATCTAGAATATTATTACTCTTAGTGTTTGAAGAGACATTATATtgataaaatagaaattaaatcaaaagcatatttgcttttatttatgttcaaaatttatttattttattaaaaaatacaaaatttatctcaaaatagagatattttattttctaaataaatctatatttttatcttaGTAAAGAAAAGGATTATAAATACATGTTATTATAGTTTATTTAGTCACATGTATGTATGTGTCTCTCTCCAATTATTAGTTCCTTCTTCCTCAATCTACACATTATTCTACCACACATACCATGGATTTTCAGAGCCTTATCTCCATCTTCACCACCTTCCTCTTTCTCTTAATGCTATTGAAATCAACCATCAAGAAATTTAGTTCTTCCAACGATATTACCAATTTACCCCCAGGACCAAGAAAACTACCCATCATAGGAAACATGCACAACTTAGTTGGATCAATGCCGCATGAATGCCTAAGAAACTTAGCATCCAAATATGGACCTTTAATGCATCTTAAACTTGGAGAAGTGTCCCACATCATAGTTACATCACCTGAAATGGCACAAGAGATTATGAAGACTCAAGATCTCAACTTTTGTGATAGGCCAAACCCTCTCTTTGCAAGAATCATTGCTTACAATCGCAAAGACATTGTCTTTGGCCACTATGGAGATTATTGGAGGCACGTACGAAAGATATGCACCATGGAATTATTAACAGCAAAGCGTGTTCAATCTTTTAGGCACATAAGAGAAACAGAGGTTTCAGAGTTGGTCAAAGCAATATCTCAAAGTCAAGGCTCCATTTTTAATCTCTCTCacaagattattattattattctacaAGATTTTGTATCGCATTAAATATATTTCTATCATATTTGTTATTTAATAATTGTATGATTTTTATTTGACAATATAGGTAAAAAATATAGCTATCAGGAATTTTTTATATCATCTATGGAGAAAGCATTGCAAATAGGAGGAGAAAATTGCATAGCTGATCTGTATCCTTCAATTAGAGTACTGCTTGAAATGATAAGTAGAAACAAAGCTAAGCTTGAAGAACTTCATATAAAGATTGATAAGGTATTACAAGACATCATAGATGATCATAGAAATAGAAAAGATGACAAATGTGAAGAAGAAGGCAATGAAGATCTAGTTGATATTCTTCTCAAGTTTCAACGAAAAGATTTTGAATATCCCTTGACTGATGACAACATCAAAGCAGTCATCCAGGTTAGTCTAATAAAGGCAATCATTATCAgtttaattgtttttgtgaACCTAAACAGGCCACGTGTTCAGAAAATTTTGCAAgtaatttcttaaatttttacaaTGTATATTGGTCTAAAGCTAGATGCTATTACTTACTTTTAGATAATATTTGGTTAAATTCATCAAGTGAAATATATAAGCATATTAATTTAACAAAAcctttattataaatttataattaatctaTTTGCAGGACATATTTGCTGGTGGTGGAGAAACATCCTCAGCAGTTGTGGAATGGGCAATGGCTGAAATGATAAAGAAATCAAAAGTGATGGAAGCTGCTCAAGCTGAAGTTAGAAGAGTTTATGGTAGCAAAGGATATGTGGATGAATCAGAATTGCACCAATTGATATACCTTAAGTCTATCATCAAAGAAACCTTAAGGTTACATCCATCTTTGCCATTGTTAGTTCCTAGAGAGAACAAAGAACCATGCCAAATCAAAGGGTATCAAATTCCAGCCAATTCTAGAATTATTATCAATGCTTGGGCAATTGGAAGAGATCCAACGTATTGGGTTGATGCCATGGAATTTAAGCCTGAGAGGTTTGTTGATAATTATTCAATTGATAGTAGAAGCACAAACTTTGAGTTTATTCCATTTGGTGGTGGAAGAAGAATGTGTCCCGGGATTGCATTTGCTACACCAAACATGGAGTTGCCACTTGCTCAACTTCTTTACCATTTTGATTGGAAGCTTCCCAAGGGAATCAAGAATGAGGAACTTGATATGACTGAGTTGTTTGGGATCActataagaagaagaaatgatctCTGTCTGATCCCCATTATTCATCATCAACCTtaacaattaatataaattaggTGAAACTCAGGTGCACAGTTAACTTCacaagttgatagttgagaatcgttaaataatttgacaagTTTAACTAAATTGTTATTTAGCAGCTGAGTTTTCAACTATAAATTATCTCTAGCGTGAGAAAATTAAAGGAGTgagtttatatattatattttagagTAATTCTCcacattcaagcaattttacATCTAAATTCATCCAAGTGATTTGAGTTAAGtgtttttttcccctttttttgcTCCCTTttttgcgcttcttcttcttctttttcccttttttctttctccctgcacttcttcttctcctcctcctcctctttcttatTAGAggtaagtattgttttggttccTAACGTTGAGGTTGAAAATCGAAACTGTCCCTCATCTAATTTTcgatttaaaatcatccttaatgtttttttttcgtatttaaatcatcttttttattttttttttggataaaaataccCTCACAAcgctgttttattttttaattttataatttttttaaagcaggggtagtttaggaataaaattaaaaatttaaataaaaagtacgatttaatataaaaaaacgtTTAGGACGATTCTAAATCGAAAATTAGATGAGGAACAGTTTCGATTTTCAGCGtcaacgttagggaccaaaacaatacttactCCTTctgattatttttcaattttgttacCGTCGTCACCAACaacacctcctcctcctcctcctattGGAATTTTGTCTCCTCCTTCCTTTTCATCCATCtccccatcatcatcatcatcatcatcatcatcatcatcatcattgtctTCTTCGAATACGTATCGTCATTATCGTTATCATCGAattcgaatttatataatgaataatttcTGGTTCATTTGATATTATACAATGGTTTTATTTTGAACTAATTTTTGGTACATTGGAGATGCAGGTGTTTCTGAAACGAATTTATATAACGTacaattttttgttcatttggTATTATACAGTGGTTTcgttttgtaatatttttggtTCATTCGAGACGCAAGTGTTTCTGAattcgaatttatataatgtataatttttggttcatttggtattatacaatggtttcattttgataatattttcggTTCATTCGAGACGCAGGTGTTTCTGATTTGAATTTATGTAATGGatattttcggttcatttggCATTATACGAtggttttattttgataatattttggGTTCATTCAATCGCTACAGAGAATCAGAATCCATAAAAATGTTAGTAAATGTTGgtgatgataataatgatgatagaggaggaaaaagaaaaggaaggaggagatcaaagaaattcaaataaaaaagaaacaggaggaagaggagaaggaggagaaggagatgaATGTGGTGGTATAATGGTGGTGACGATGACGATaatgaaaaaaagatgaaagaggaggaggaggaggaggaggaggaggaggaggacaaaGTCCCACAGCGTAAACTAAATGACTTGAATGAACTTACAAGTAAAATTGCTTGGATGTGTAGCAAAATTCTATATTTTATTCACCCTCTTTTTTATCATTTGTCTATTTCTATTACAAGTTCTATATATctctcaaaaataaaatttataaatagttCATAGGTATAAAGCATCTCGTTTTTTAGATATTCTCCACATCCAAATAATTTTGGCATCCAAGTTCATCCAAGCAATTTTAGGTCACgcgcttctttttttttcctctcttctcccccgttcttcttcttcttcttcttcttcttcttcttcttcttcttcttcttcttcttcttcttcttcttcttcttcttcttcttcttcttcttcttcttctcacgcTCGTTTACGTACAGAGTGTCTTCTTCTTCgctttcgtcctcctcctcattctcctccttctttttcgcgttccttcttcttcacgtgttttctccttatcgtcattcttttgttgttgttgttgtatttttcttgtctttttctccttctctcccTGGTGAAGAAGCAGTGGAAGGTgaggaggaagagttttgaattttgtAGAATATAAATGAACCGAAATGACCAACACCCCTGAACCGAACACCAatcatgtgctgaataaaacgtgataaacattcaatcagcaagaaaaatatttctgcatATACAAGGACTCAACtgaacacactaacaatcaagtgaatcaaaatgagCAACTCCACTGTACCAACACTATTGATGTTCtgaataaaatgtgataaacatttaatcatcaagaaaaatatttttacatgcaCAAGGACTCAACtgaacacactaacaatcaaaTGAATCAAAATGAGCAACTCCACTGAACCGAGCAACattcatgtgctgaataaaacgTCATAAACattaaatcatcaagaatagcaTTTTTTCATGCAAAAAAGTCAACTGAATACATAACAATCAGGTGAACCGAAATGACCAACACCACTGAACTGAACACCAATCATATgctgaataaaacgtgataaacattcaatcagcaagaaaaatatttttgcatgCACAAGGATTCAACtgaacacactaacaatcaaaTGAATCAAAATGAGCAACTCCACTGAACCAACACTATTGACGTTctgaataaaacgtgataaacatttaatcattaagaaaaatatttctagaTGCACAATGACTCAACtgaacacactaacaatcaagtgaatcaaaatgagCAACTCTACTAAATCAAGCAACATTCATGCGTTGAATAAAACGTCATAAACattaaatcatcaagaatagcaTTTTTTCATGCAAAAGAAGTCAAATGAACACATAACAATCAGGTAAAACGAAATGACCAACACCACTGAACCGAACACCAatcatgtgctgaataaaacatgataaacattcaatctgtaaaaaaaatatttctgcatGCAGAAGGACTTAACTGAACAcattaacaatcaagtgaatcaaaatgagTAATTCCACTTAACCGAGCAAAatgttggtgttgttggtgatgactATAACGAAAGAAGAATTTGTGTgcgcaaagaagaagaagaagtaaaagaaGAACCTACGTGCgcaaatttgaaaaaagaaagaggaggaggaagagaaggaggaagaggagaaggaggaaacGGAAAAGGAGAAGACAAAAACGAAGACGAAGAGTTACGTTATGAAATGCGCGTGTGATCACGCTCTTTTAATGAGAGTGATTTTTGTTGGTGTTGCGCCTATTTGGATGAACTTGGatgaaaaaaatacttaaatggGTAGCAAGTCACTTTTCATAAATTAGTTTCGAAGTGGAGTTAAGCTTATTAAATTTCAATTCTAATAACTTATGATCAACCAACACTAGAGCAAAAATTGCAAGCGATGGTGGTTCTCGGTTCGAGTCACGATGGTTTAAACCGCTGTTAGATGCCAACCGTTGTGGTTCGAAAAACGCAAATAGATAAACCATCCACAATAGAAACGGTGGTAGTTTTGTGTATAACCGTTAGGATAACTATCGCACAAGACACATAGCAAGTGGCGACAGTACAAAACTACCGCTATGCATGCAATGGTTTTAAAAAATGCAAAGTTCTTAAGACGGTTGGTAACGGCCaccaaaaaataattcaaatggacttataatttaaattatattaatttatgtgcgtaaaattttgataaatatagatgtaaattattatatgttttttgtgtataaaacaataaaacatatataaatattggTGCAAATTATTATTGGCTAAGTATTagtcaaaaataataacatttaTTGGCTATATAACATTGTTCATATCTTATATcgatctttcaaaaatttttaataagataatttaattttattgttagataaattatcttttttattgttatttaataaaatatataataatttttaaaaattttagataaattcttccataaaataaataatatgatataaaaattgatttgtccttgactaattttttttaagaattgatCCAGAATATTATTACTCTTAGTGTTTGATAAGACATTATATtgataaaatagaaattaaatcaaaagcatattttcttttatttatgtttaaaatttatttattttattaaaaaatacaaaatttatctcaaaatagagatattttattttctaaataaatctataattttattttagtaaagaAAAGGATTATAAATACATGTTATTATAGTTTATTTAGTCACATGTATGTGTCTCTCCAATTATTAGTTCCTTCTTCCTCAATAATCAATACATTATTCTACCACACATACCATGGATCTTCAGAGCCTTATCTCTATCTTCACCACCTTCCTCTTTCTCTTAATGCTATTGAAATCAACC comes from the Arachis duranensis cultivar V14167 chromosome 7, aradu.V14167.gnm2.J7QH, whole genome shotgun sequence genome and includes:
- the LOC107496273 gene encoding cytochrome P450 71D10, with protein sequence MDLQNLISIFTTFLFLFMLLKIAMKKFSSSKDITNLPPGPRKLPIIGNMHNLVGSMPHECLRNLASKYGPLMHLKLGEVSHIIVTSPEMAQEIMKTQDLNFCDRPNLLFARVMNYNRTGIVFGPYGDYWRRVRKICTTELLTAKRVQSFRHIREAEVSELVKAISQSEGSIFNLSHNILSMTYGIVARTAFGKKYSYYEVFISSFEEALQIGGGHCIADLYPSIRVLLEMMSRDKTKLEELHLKSDKIVQDIIDDHKNKKGGKCEEEVDDEDLVDVLLKFQQKDSEYPLTNDNIKSVIQDIFVGGGETSSAVVEWAMAEMIKKPKMMEAAQAEVRRVYGSKGYVDESELHQLTYLKCIIKETLRLHPSVPLLLPRENREPCQIKGYQIPSNSRIIINAWAIGRDPRYWVDAMEFKPERFVDNYSIENRGTNFEFISFGGGRRMCPGIAFATPNMELPLAQLLYHFDWKLPNGIKNEELDMSELFGITIRRRNDLCLIPIIHHQPSLISIFTTFLFLLMLLKSTIKKFSSSNDITNLPPGPRKLPIIGNMHNLVGSMPHECLRNLASKYGPLMHLKLGEVSHIIVTSPEMAQEIMKTQDLNFCDRPNPLFARIIAYNRKDIVFGHYGDYWRHVRKICTMELLTAKRVQSFRHIRETEVSELVKAISQSKKYSYQEFFISSMEKALQIGGENCIADLYPSIRVLLEMISRNKAKLEELHIKIDKVLQDIIDDHRNRKDDKCEEEGNEDLVDILLKFQRKDFEYPLTDDNIKAVIQDIFAGGGETSSAVVEWAMAEMIKKSKVMEAAQAEVRRVYGSKGYVDESELHQLIYLKSIIKETLRLHPSLPLLVPRENKEPCQIKGYQIPANSRIIINAWAIGRDPTYWVDAMEFKPERFVDNYSIDSRSTNFEFIPFGGGRRMCPGIAFATPNMELPLAQLLYHFDWKLPKGIKNEELDMTELFGITIRRRNDLCLIPIIHHQP